From the bacterium genome, one window contains:
- a CDS encoding protein kinase, protein MMALSMAEQELKLGDYLILEKIAHGGMAQIYKAKTSDPGGIERLVVIKRILPHISSQPEYVDMLIDEAKIAVHFNHGNIAQVYDLGKAGKDYFIVMEYVDGKTLGQILRHFKERGEEIPIDILVYCMIEACKGLDYIHNKTDASGKPLGVVHRDISPQNIIVSYSGTVKIIDFGVAKSLDKLNQTESGVLKGKFAYMSPEQTHGEKIDRRSDIFSSGILLWELLTQNRLFKKKTNQDTIKAVRRAAFVSPLEFREDIPPDLVKILKKALRRFRFLRYSTASQMASELNRFLLKHYPDFKPLRVAQFLYTYFGPEADEKDLPQEVPNLKNELKATPNKKVEITAKTFSKQVGVLRLKNALKWGGAGAVALATLVFLAWSAGAFIAYLNRAHLVLNVSPLEARVKLNGKTIKGEAGVYTIEYESGEKFHVEASLDNYVEEDREYVLEKKETREEEIKLTKKIPQFGSVFVESDPVGAKVYINNMDWGQLTPAEISQLPNDKDVDVGFFMEGYIFSSQKVHIRGGETLKVFGRLEKNYAALEIDSQPPGARVIVNGQETGVTPYVDKKIVPLTTVNITLVMEGYEALNQSLVLSPGENKELALTLKAITP, encoded by the coding sequence ATGATGGCCCTTTCTATGGCCGAGCAAGAACTCAAGCTGGGGGATTATCTTATCCTCGAAAAAATAGCCCACGGTGGCATGGCCCAAATTTATAAGGCCAAAACTTCCGATCCGGGTGGTATTGAGCGTTTGGTTGTTATCAAACGCATCCTTCCCCACATTTCTTCCCAACCCGAATATGTGGATATGCTGATTGACGAGGCTAAAATTGCCGTTCATTTCAATCATGGCAATATTGCACAAGTTTACGACCTGGGTAAAGCCGGAAAAGACTATTTTATAGTGATGGAATATGTGGATGGTAAAACCCTGGGGCAAATTTTACGGCATTTTAAGGAGCGTGGAGAAGAAATACCTATCGATATTTTGGTGTATTGTATGATTGAAGCCTGCAAGGGCCTCGATTATATCCATAATAAAACAGATGCTTCTGGAAAGCCTCTTGGAGTGGTGCATCGCGATATTTCTCCCCAAAACATCATTGTATCGTATTCGGGTACGGTTAAAATTATAGATTTTGGCGTGGCCAAATCTCTTGATAAACTCAATCAAACCGAATCGGGTGTTTTAAAGGGAAAGTTTGCCTACATGTCTCCCGAACAGACGCATGGCGAAAAAATTGATAGGCGTTCCGATATTTTTTCGTCGGGTATTTTATTGTGGGAACTACTGACCCAAAACCGGCTCTTTAAAAAGAAAACCAACCAAGATACTATCAAGGCCGTTAGGCGGGCCGCGTTTGTTTCGCCTCTTGAGTTTAGAGAGGATATCCCCCCTGATTTGGTAAAAATACTTAAAAAGGCCCTGCGTCGTTTTCGTTTTTTACGTTATTCCACAGCCTCCCAAATGGCGTCTGAGCTTAATCGTTTTTTACTCAAACACTATCCCGATTTTAAACCCCTACGTGTAGCCCAGTTTTTATACACCTATTTTGGACCCGAAGCCGATGAAAAGGATTTGCCCCAGGAAGTTCCCAATCTTAAAAATGAGCTTAAAGCAACTCCTAATAAAAAGGTTGAGATTACAGCTAAAACTTTTAGCAAACAGGTTGGAGTATTAAGGCTTAAAAATGCTTTAAAGTGGGGTGGTGCAGGTGCGGTTGCTCTTGCCACACTTGTTTTTTTAGCGTGGAGTGCGGGAGCTTTTATAGCCTATTTAAACCGTGCCCATTTGGTTCTTAATGTTAGTCCTTTAGAGGCGCGTGTAAAACTAAATGGTAAAACAATAAAGGGGGAAGCAGGTGTTTATACCATTGAATATGAGAGTGGTGAAAAGTTTCATGTAGAGGCGTCTCTTGATAATTATGTGGAGGAAGATAGGGAGTATGTGCTGGAAAAAAAGGAAACCCGGGAGGAAGAAATTAAGCTTACCAAAAAAATTCCTCAATTTGGCAGTGTGTTTGTAGAGAGTGATCCTGTTGGCGCCAAGGTTTATATCAATAATATGGATTGGGGGCAGTTAACCCCGGCCGAAATTTCTCAATTACCTAACGATAAAGACGTAGATGTAGGATTTTTTATGGAAGGGTATATTTTTAGCTCTCAAAAAGTACATATTAGGGGAGGGGAAACCCTTAAGGTTTTTGGCCGTCTTGAAAAAAATTATGCCGCTCTAGAAATTGATTCGCAACCCCCGGGTGCGCGTGTTATAGTCAATGGACAGGAAACGGGGGTAACGCCGTATGTGGATAAAAAGATTGTGCCTTTAACCACAGTTAATATTACCCTTGTGATGGAGGGGTATGAGGCTTTAAATCAGAGTTTGGTTTTAAGCCCGGGCGAAAATAAAGAACTTGCCCTTACTTTAAAAGCAATAACACCATGA
- the mtgA gene encoding monofunctional biosynthetic peptidoglycan transglycosylase has protein sequence MGKFFKFSFFAILFAASLMFFDLPNMGLLLYKNPKTTAFMGEYLDKRDKNNALPPLKQTYIPYSSIASSIKAAVLIGEDDTFFEHEGFNWVEIEKAFKKNIKAKKYKRGASTISQQLVKNLYLSRKKSIWRKLHEWMLTIQMEHTLPKKRILELYLNYIEWGEGIYGVQEAARHYFNTDASKLSREQAAYLAAIIPNPVVYGSGKKPKTVSLRTNIILSRLSRGDYILDTADKKN, from the coding sequence ATGGGTAAATTTTTTAAATTTTCTTTTTTTGCCATTCTTTTTGCGGCAAGCCTTATGTTTTTTGATTTGCCCAATATGGGACTGCTTCTTTATAAAAATCCAAAAACTACAGCCTTTATGGGGGAATATTTAGATAAACGAGACAAAAACAATGCACTGCCTCCCCTCAAACAAACCTATATACCCTATTCTAGTATCGCCTCATCCATTAAGGCGGCTGTATTAATTGGGGAAGACGACACTTTTTTTGAGCACGAGGGTTTTAACTGGGTTGAAATAGAAAAAGCTTTTAAAAAGAACATAAAGGCCAAAAAATATAAGCGTGGCGCCTCTACTATTTCACAACAACTTGTTAAAAATCTGTATCTCTCACGCAAAAAAAGTATTTGGCGCAAATTACATGAATGGATGCTAACCATTCAAATGGAACATACCTTGCCTAAAAAACGAATTTTGGAATTATATTTAAACTATATTGAATGGGGTGAAGGGATATACGGCGTACAAGAAGCTGCTCGCCATTACTTTAACACTGATGCTTCTAAATTAAGCCGCGAACAAGCCGCGTATTTAGCCGCCATCATTCCAAACCCGGTAGTTTATGGGAGTGGGAAAAAGCCAAAAACAGTATCTTTGCGCACCAATATTATTCTGTCACGCTTATCAAGAGGTGATTATATTTTAGATACAGCCGATAAAAAGAATTAA